The genomic segment ATATCTCATCCAGACCTTCGTATTCACAAAGATAATTGGCAAGAGCCAAATGCCCGATATGTACCGGGTTGAACGAACCGCTAAAGATACCTATATCCACTTGACAAACTTATAAATTAAAAGTTAAGAGATATCAGAGTTGCCCTTTCAGGCGTTTCCAGCACCCATAAATATTGATGCCGCTTATGAGCATAACGATAAACATGGCTACCGCCGGAATATACTCTTTCAAATCAATATTCAATACCGCCAAAACAATAGCACCCAAAAACAAGACTATATTCAAAACCAGCAGGAACTTATTGGCTCCCGGTGATAAACTTCTGCGTCTTGTCTGTTTCATTGGTTCAAGAATTGAGTTATCACCTTCAAAGCAGTTGCTTTGGCAGTCTCCAAATCATCATTCACAATTACGGCATCGAATTTCGGAGCGAAACTTAGTTCGTATTCGGCTTTCGCTATACGGCTTTCAATTACTTCGGGAGTATCGGTGCCACGCCCCACAAGGCGCTTACGCAATTCTTCCACCGAAGGCGGCTGTATGAAAACGGACAAAGCACGCTCGCCATAGAACTTCTTGATGTTACAACCGCCAACTACATCTACATCAAACACAACATTCTGTCCGGCAGCCAACTGCTTTTCCACCTGCGCTTTCAACGTTCCGTAGAAACGGTCTTGATACACTTCTTCATATTCCAAAAACTCATCATTCGCTATGCGGCTCCGGAATTCATCGGGAGAAAGAAAAAAGTATTCCACACCATTCTGCTCTGTACCACGCGGCGGACGACTGGTGGCGGAGATAGAGAAAGCCAAATTCAACTCCTGCGTCAGCAG from the Bacteroides eggerthii genome contains:
- the gmk gene encoding guanylate kinase, whose amino-acid sequence is MGKLIIFSAPSGSGKSTIINYLLTQELNLAFSISATSRPPRGTEQNGVEYFFLSPDEFRSRIANDEFLEYEEVYQDRFYGTLKAQVEKQLAAGQNVVFDVDVVGGCNIKKFYGERALSVFIQPPSVEELRKRLVGRGTDTPEVIESRIAKAEYELSFAPKFDAVIVNDDLETAKATALKVITQFLNQ